The following proteins are co-located in the Spinactinospora alkalitolerans genome:
- a CDS encoding DUF3043 domain-containing protein, giving the protein MTSSVSSEATETAQRKGHTPKKGAPTPKRNEAAKDLRRPLKAPQNRKEAYKQYRQRQRRQLQREREGYAKGDERYFRPQDRGPVRAMARDYVDSRRSASEFFLYFSLAIIVVLFLPMPEVQMAVTTFVWPLMIVTIVVEGFFTARKVKRLGQEHFPDESVRGAGMYAAMRQLQIRKLRLPKPRVKPGDAIALPRR; this is encoded by the coding sequence ATGACCAGCTCTGTCAGTTCTGAGGCTACTGAGACCGCCCAACGCAAGGGGCATACCCCCAAAAAGGGGGCTCCTACCCCGAAACGCAACGAGGCCGCCAAGGATCTTCGGCGGCCCCTCAAGGCGCCGCAGAACCGGAAGGAAGCCTATAAGCAATACCGGCAGCGGCAGCGCCGCCAGTTGCAGCGCGAGCGCGAGGGCTACGCCAAGGGCGACGAGCGCTACTTCCGCCCGCAGGACCGAGGCCCGGTGCGGGCCATGGCGCGCGACTACGTCGACTCCCGCCGCAGCGCCAGCGAGTTCTTCCTGTACTTCTCGCTGGCGATCATCGTGGTGCTGTTCCTGCCGATGCCCGAGGTGCAGATGGCCGTCACCACCTTCGTGTGGCCGCTGATGATCGTCACCATCGTGGTCGAGGGCTTCTTCACCGCCCGCAAGGTCAAGAGGCTGGGCCAGGAGCACTTCCCGGACGAGTCCGTGCGCGGCGCCGGCATGTACGCGGCAATGCGCCAGTTGCAGATCCGCAAGCTGCGCCTGCCCAAGCCGCGGGTCAAGCCGGGCGACGCGATCGCGCTGCCCCGCCGCTAG
- the pspAB gene encoding PspA-associated protein PspAB, translating into MSFLRALLGRSKPAKPDLDRLFALPSAAVTLQATSGFTATGTGSVAFRAAEGQAFATLEREITDLLNADGGPRVEPVADEYGYTWLVLRSGSGDPGPSGDPAAPTGISDLVTDLHAVNSTLEGAGFGPSLLCSLVAFADGRGRRVALVYLYKRGTFYPFAPLGGQRRDNALELQVEAAVAGDLAVERDKSRWFPVYAAPGL; encoded by the coding sequence ATGAGCTTCCTCCGCGCCCTGCTGGGCCGTTCCAAGCCGGCCAAGCCCGATCTCGACCGGCTCTTCGCGCTGCCGTCGGCCGCCGTGACGCTGCAGGCCACCTCCGGTTTCACGGCGACGGGGACGGGGTCGGTGGCGTTCCGGGCCGCCGAGGGGCAGGCGTTCGCCACCTTGGAGCGCGAGATCACCGACCTGCTCAACGCCGACGGCGGGCCCCGGGTCGAACCCGTCGCCGACGAGTACGGCTACACCTGGCTGGTGCTGCGCAGCGGTTCCGGGGACCCCGGGCCCTCCGGCGACCCCGCCGCGCCCACCGGCATCAGCGACCTCGTCACCGACCTGCACGCGGTCAACTCCACACTGGAGGGCGCGGGGTTCGGGCCGTCGCTGCTGTGCTCCCTGGTGGCCTTCGCCGACGGCCGCGGCCGCAGGGTCGCCCTGGTCTACCTCTACAAGCGGGGCACGTTCTACCCGTTCGCCCCGCTGGGCGGGCAGCGCAGGGACAACGCGCTGGAGCTGCAGGTCGAGGCCGCCGTCGCGGGCGACCTCGCGGTGGAGCGCGACAAGTCCCGCTGGTTCCCGGTCTACGCCGCGCCGGGGCTGTGA
- a CDS encoding adenosylcobinamide-GDP ribazoletransferase gives MALGTLTVLPVRVERVDRAVAGWAMALAPLAGLLLGLLGWLVFAAAAASGLSATPAAALAVGALALLTRGLHLDGLADLADGLGSARPAEGALEVMKRSDIGPFGVLTLVLTVLLQVLALAQSAGHGAAAVLVGLVAAVSAGRLAITWACARGVPAARPEGLGALVAGTVPRWAAVAATATVVLPAGFAGAGHAIAVLAGLAAAGAMLWHATRRLGGITGDVLGALAETATTTTLLVAAALQ, from the coding sequence ATGGCGCTGGGGACGCTGACGGTCCTGCCCGTGCGGGTGGAGCGCGTGGACCGCGCCGTGGCGGGATGGGCGATGGCGCTGGCGCCGCTGGCCGGACTGCTGCTGGGGCTGCTGGGCTGGCTGGTGTTCGCTGCCGCCGCCGCGTCGGGGCTGTCCGCGACACCGGCCGCGGCGCTGGCCGTGGGCGCCCTGGCGCTGCTCACCCGGGGCCTGCACCTGGACGGACTGGCCGACCTCGCCGACGGCCTGGGCAGCGCCCGCCCCGCCGAGGGGGCGCTGGAGGTCATGAAACGCTCCGACATCGGCCCGTTCGGCGTGCTCACGCTGGTGCTGACGGTGCTGCTGCAGGTGCTGGCGCTGGCGCAGTCGGCCGGGCACGGGGCGGCGGCGGTGCTGGTCGGCCTGGTCGCCGCCGTGTCGGCCGGCCGGCTGGCCATCACCTGGGCCTGCGCTCGGGGCGTTCCCGCGGCCCGCCCGGAGGGGCTGGGCGCGCTCGTGGCCGGGACGGTGCCGCGCTGGGCCGCGGTCGCGGCCACAGCGACGGTGGTGCTGCCGGCCGGCTTCGCCGGCGCGGGCCACGCGATCGCGGTCCTGGCCGGCCTGGCGGCGGCGGGTGCGATGCTGTGGCACGCGACGCGCCGCCTGGGCGGGATCACCGGCGACGTCCTTGGCGCACTGGCCGAGACCGCCACGACGACGACCCTGCTGGTGGCGGCGGCGCTGCAGTGA
- the pspAA gene encoding PspA-associated protein PspAA, translating to MIVRIMGEGQLDLSEADLDLLNSFDQMLEEAIEAGSEETFRRALHELLEKVRQDGKPLPADSLEPSHFILPHADAGMEEVRAMLGDEGLIPDLT from the coding sequence ATGATCGTCCGGATCATGGGGGAGGGGCAGCTCGACCTCTCCGAGGCCGACCTCGACCTGCTCAACTCCTTCGACCAGATGCTGGAGGAGGCCATTGAGGCCGGCAGCGAGGAGACCTTCCGCCGGGCGCTGCACGAGCTGCTGGAGAAGGTGCGCCAGGACGGCAAGCCGCTGCCGGCCGATTCGCTGGAGCCGTCGCACTTCATCCTGCCGCACGCCGACGCCGGCATGGAGGAGGTCCGCGCCATGCTCGGTGACGAAGGGCTGATCCCCGACCTCACCTGA
- a CDS encoding PspA/IM30 family protein → MSVFQRLSMIFKSKATKALDSVEDPRETLDYSYQKQLELLQKVRRGVADVATSRKRVELQVQQLEQQSGKLDNQSRAALTQGREDLAREALTRKSGLQSQIDGLRQQHEQLQGEEQKLTLAAQRLQAKVDSFRTRKETIKATYTAAQAQTQISEAFSGISEEMGDVGMAVQRAEDKTAEMQARAGAVDELLASGALDDVTGTQKDDIQAELDRMASSSGVELELERMKQEIGQGSGGGSAPQIEGGDTNASGQNNQVQPYRQGEGA, encoded by the coding sequence ATGAGCGTGTTTCAACGACTTTCCATGATCTTCAAGTCCAAGGCCACCAAGGCCCTGGACTCCGTCGAGGATCCGCGTGAGACCCTCGACTACTCGTACCAGAAGCAGCTGGAACTGCTGCAGAAGGTCCGTCGCGGGGTGGCCGACGTCGCCACGTCGCGTAAGCGCGTGGAGCTGCAGGTCCAGCAGCTGGAGCAGCAGAGCGGCAAGCTGGACAACCAGAGCCGCGCGGCCCTCACGCAGGGGCGTGAGGACCTCGCCCGCGAGGCCCTCACCCGCAAGTCCGGCCTGCAGAGCCAGATCGACGGCCTCCGCCAGCAGCACGAGCAGCTGCAGGGCGAGGAGCAGAAGCTGACGCTGGCCGCGCAGCGCCTGCAGGCCAAGGTCGACTCCTTCCGCACCCGCAAGGAGACCATCAAGGCCACCTACACCGCGGCCCAGGCCCAGACCCAGATCAGCGAGGCGTTCTCGGGCATCTCCGAGGAGATGGGCGACGTGGGCATGGCCGTCCAGAGGGCCGAGGACAAGACGGCCGAGATGCAGGCCCGGGCCGGCGCGGTGGACGAGCTGCTGGCCTCCGGCGCCCTCGACGACGTCACCGGCACGCAGAAGGACGACATCCAGGCCGAGCTCGACCGCATGGCCAGCTCCAGCGGCGTCGAGCTGGAGCTGGAGCGGATGAAGCAGGAGATCGGCCAGGGCAGCGGCGGTGGATCCGCCCCGCAGATCGAGGGCGGCGACACCAACGCCTCCGGCCAGAACAACCAGGTGCAGCCCTACCGTCAGGGGGAGGGCGCATGA
- a CDS encoding bifunctional adenosylcobinamide kinase/adenosylcobinamide-phosphate guanylyltransferase: protein MTVDDAFALPVPGGGAPPRTPAGYRLTDTPYGIRLEAPDGGRLLHASPGASADPPVDPGADSPVPHQRVDLAIVDVVESPGAIGALRRAGVVGATTAVVAVGGDHRVHSPDEFARRARLWGALAPSDGQELACPPSAWPPERIVGPHRVLVTGGARSGKSTEAERRLLGDPEVTYVATGPKPEGDESWARRVAAHQGRRPWWWRTEETLDVACVLGRARGAVLFDCVGTWLAGVMEDRGMWRDDPPAGAEEAVWAEAARLVEAWRTCPARIVAVTNEVGSGVVPGTVSGGLFRDWLGRLNQMLSAESEEVVLATAGRVLQLP, encoded by the coding sequence GTGACCGTCGACGATGCGTTCGCGCTGCCCGTGCCGGGCGGCGGGGCGCCGCCGCGGACGCCCGCGGGCTACCGCCTCACCGACACCCCCTACGGCATCCGCCTGGAGGCCCCGGACGGCGGGCGGCTGCTGCACGCATCGCCCGGCGCCTCCGCCGATCCGCCGGTGGACCCCGGCGCGGACTCCCCCGTCCCGCACCAGCGGGTCGACCTCGCCATCGTCGACGTCGTCGAGTCCCCCGGTGCGATCGGCGCGCTGCGGCGGGCCGGGGTCGTGGGCGCCACCACGGCCGTCGTCGCGGTGGGCGGCGACCACCGGGTGCACTCCCCCGACGAGTTCGCGCGCCGCGCCCGGCTGTGGGGCGCGCTCGCCCCCTCCGACGGCCAGGAGCTGGCGTGCCCGCCGTCGGCGTGGCCGCCGGAGCGGATCGTCGGGCCGCACCGCGTACTCGTCACCGGCGGCGCGCGCTCGGGCAAGTCCACCGAGGCCGAGCGGCGGCTGCTCGGCGACCCGGAGGTCACCTACGTCGCGACCGGCCCCAAGCCCGAGGGCGACGAGTCGTGGGCCCGGCGCGTCGCCGCCCACCAGGGGCGGCGCCCGTGGTGGTGGCGGACCGAGGAGACCCTGGACGTGGCCTGCGTCCTGGGCCGGGCGCGGGGCGCGGTGCTGTTCGACTGCGTGGGGACCTGGCTGGCCGGCGTCATGGAGGACCGCGGGATGTGGCGCGACGATCCGCCGGCCGGCGCCGAGGAGGCCGTGTGGGCCGAGGCCGCCCGGCTGGTCGAGGCGTGGCGGACCTGCCCGGCGCGCATCGTGGCGGTGACCAACGAGGTCGGCTCCGGCGTGGTGCCGGGAACGGTGAGCGGCGGGCTGTTCCGCGACTGGCTGGGCCGGCTCAACCAGATGCTGTCGGCCGAGTCCGAGGAGGTCGTGCTGGCCACGGCCGGGCGCGTCCTGCAACTGCCGTGA
- the lpdA gene encoding dihydrolipoyl dehydrogenase: MSESGGTFDLVVLGGGSGGYAAALRASELDMSVVLIEKGKLGGTCLHNGCIPTKALLHSAEVADSARDSETFGVKASFDGIDMEAVHKYKDKVVGGLYRGLTGLVKSRGITVVEGEGRLTGENQVTVGGTVYEGRNILLATGSKPKTLPGLELDGEKIISSDDALKLDRVPESVIVLGGGVIGVEFASVWRSYGAEVAIVEALPHLVPVEEESSSKLLERAFRKRGIKYELGTPFESVKTTDSGVTLTLQNGKSLDAELLLVAVGRGPVSEGLGYEEAGVQMERGFVKVDENLHTGVGNIYAVGDLIPTLQLAHVGFAEGIFVAEQIAGLNPVGVDYDGVPRVTYCEPEVASVGITSEVAKERGYDVVEMNYNLGGNGKSQILQTQGAVKVIAEKDGPVLGVHMVGSRVGELVAEGQLIYNWEALPSEVAQLIHPHPTQSEALGEAHLALAGKPLHVHD, encoded by the coding sequence GTGAGTGAGAGCGGCGGCACCTTCGACCTCGTCGTCCTGGGCGGCGGCAGCGGCGGCTACGCGGCCGCGCTGCGCGCCTCCGAACTCGACATGAGCGTCGTTCTGATCGAGAAAGGCAAGCTCGGCGGCACCTGCCTGCACAACGGCTGCATCCCCACCAAGGCCCTGCTGCACTCCGCCGAGGTCGCCGACAGCGCCCGGGACAGCGAGACCTTCGGAGTCAAGGCGAGCTTCGACGGGATCGACATGGAGGCGGTCCACAAGTACAAGGACAAGGTGGTCGGAGGCCTGTACCGCGGGCTCACCGGGCTGGTCAAGAGCCGCGGCATCACCGTCGTCGAGGGCGAGGGCAGGCTCACCGGCGAGAACCAGGTGACCGTCGGCGGCACCGTCTACGAGGGCCGCAACATCCTGCTGGCCACCGGCTCCAAGCCGAAGACGCTGCCGGGCCTGGAGCTGGACGGCGAGAAGATCATCTCCAGCGACGACGCGCTCAAGCTGGACCGGGTGCCCGAGTCCGTCATCGTGCTCGGCGGCGGCGTCATCGGCGTGGAGTTCGCCAGCGTGTGGCGCTCCTACGGCGCCGAGGTCGCCATCGTGGAGGCGCTGCCCCACCTCGTCCCGGTCGAGGAGGAGTCCAGCTCCAAGCTGCTGGAGCGCGCGTTCCGCAAGCGCGGCATCAAGTACGAGCTGGGCACCCCGTTCGAGAGCGTCAAGACCACCGACTCCGGCGTCACGCTCACGCTGCAGAACGGCAAGTCCCTGGACGCCGAGCTGCTGCTGGTGGCCGTCGGCCGCGGCCCGGTCTCGGAGGGCCTGGGCTACGAGGAGGCCGGCGTCCAGATGGAGCGCGGCTTCGTCAAGGTCGACGAGAACCTGCACACCGGCGTCGGCAACATCTACGCCGTGGGCGACCTCATCCCGACCCTGCAACTGGCGCACGTCGGTTTCGCCGAGGGCATCTTCGTGGCCGAGCAGATCGCCGGACTCAACCCGGTCGGCGTCGACTACGACGGCGTCCCCAGGGTCACCTACTGCGAGCCCGAGGTCGCCTCCGTGGGCATCACCTCCGAGGTCGCCAAGGAGCGCGGCTACGACGTCGTGGAGATGAACTACAACCTCGGCGGCAACGGCAAGAGCCAGATCCTGCAGACGCAGGGCGCGGTGAAGGTCATCGCCGAGAAGGACGGCCCGGTGCTCGGCGTGCACATGGTGGGCAGCCGCGTCGGCGAGCTCGTCGCCGAGGGGCAGCTCATCTACAACTGGGAGGCGCTGCCCTCGGAGGTCGCGCAGCTCATCCACCCGCACCCGACCCAGTCGGAGGCGCTGGGCGAGGCGCACCTCGCCCTCGCCGGCAAGCCGCTGCACGTCCACGACTGA
- a CDS encoding leucyl aminopeptidase: MSTSLSVITESPSSLDADAVVVGYHSGADGPEPASGAHDVDAAFAGGLGRTLALLGAGGAPEEVRVVPTLGALKAPVVVAVGLDDAPSDGGEIDPDLLSRAAGAALRACEGKARVALALPAGSAGQAGAAAIGALLGAYSFDRYRTGGEEPQRTESLLLVSSADGAAEAAARAEVLAGSVNLARDLVNTSPADLNPEDLAGVAEQVARDTGLEIETLDEHALGDGGYGGIVGVGQGSENPPRLVRLAYSHPEAETTIAFVGKGITFDSGGLSLKPAGSMDWMKSDMGGAAAVLGAMRAIAGLKPVVNVVGYLPIAENMPSGTAQRPSDVLTIYGGKTVEVLNTDAEGRLVMADAIVRAHEDGPDLIVDVATLTGAQLVALGTRVFAVMANDDEVRENVVAAAGLAGEAAWPMPLPEELRKGLDSSVADIANVAGERWGGMLSAGVFLKEFVADGVRWAHLDIAGPAFNQGQPYGYTPKGGTGSATRTLVRIAEANAKN; this comes from the coding sequence GTGAGCACGTCGCTGTCAGTCATTACGGAATCCCCCAGTTCGCTCGACGCCGACGCGGTAGTCGTCGGCTACCACTCCGGAGCCGATGGCCCGGAGCCCGCGTCGGGCGCTCACGACGTCGACGCCGCCTTCGCCGGCGGCCTCGGCCGGACCCTGGCGCTCCTGGGCGCGGGCGGAGCCCCCGAGGAGGTGCGCGTCGTCCCCACGCTGGGCGCCCTCAAGGCCCCGGTGGTGGTCGCGGTCGGCTTGGACGACGCGCCGAGCGACGGCGGTGAGATCGATCCCGACCTGCTGTCCCGCGCTGCGGGCGCCGCGCTGCGCGCCTGCGAGGGCAAGGCCCGCGTCGCGCTGGCGCTGCCGGCCGGCTCCGCCGGGCAGGCCGGGGCCGCAGCCATCGGCGCGCTGCTGGGCGCCTACTCCTTCGACCGCTACCGCACCGGCGGGGAGGAGCCGCAGCGGACCGAGTCGCTGCTGCTGGTCTCCTCCGCCGACGGCGCGGCCGAAGCGGCCGCGCGCGCCGAGGTCCTCGCCGGATCGGTCAACCTCGCCCGCGACCTCGTCAACACCTCCCCCGCCGACCTGAACCCCGAGGACCTCGCCGGCGTCGCCGAGCAGGTCGCCCGCGACACCGGCCTGGAGATCGAGACGCTGGACGAGCACGCCCTCGGCGACGGCGGCTACGGCGGCATCGTCGGCGTCGGCCAGGGCTCGGAGAACCCGCCGCGCCTGGTCCGCCTCGCCTACTCCCACCCCGAGGCCGAGACGACCATCGCGTTCGTCGGCAAGGGCATCACCTTCGACTCCGGCGGCCTGTCCCTGAAGCCGGCCGGGTCCATGGACTGGATGAAGTCCGACATGGGCGGCGCGGCCGCGGTCCTGGGCGCCATGCGCGCCATCGCCGGACTCAAGCCCGTGGTCAACGTGGTCGGCTACCTCCCCATCGCCGAGAACATGCCCAGCGGCACGGCCCAACGCCCCTCCGACGTCCTCACCATCTACGGCGGGAAGACGGTCGAGGTGCTCAACACCGATGCCGAGGGCCGCCTGGTGATGGCCGACGCCATCGTCCGCGCCCACGAGGACGGGCCCGACCTCATCGTCGACGTCGCCACGCTCACCGGCGCCCAGCTCGTCGCGCTGGGCACCCGGGTGTTCGCCGTGATGGCCAACGACGACGAAGTCCGCGAGAACGTGGTCGCCGCGGCCGGGCTGGCCGGCGAGGCCGCCTGGCCGATGCCGCTGCCCGAGGAGCTGCGCAAGGGGCTGGACTCCTCCGTCGCCGACATCGCCAACGTCGCCGGGGAGCGCTGGGGCGGCATGCTCAGCGCCGGGGTGTTCCTCAAGGAGTTCGTGGCCGACGGGGTCCGGTGGGCCCACCTGGACATCGCCGGGCCGGCCTTCAACCAGGGCCAGCCGTACGGCTACACCCCCAAGGGCGGCACCGGTTCGGCGACGCGCACCCTGGTGCGCATCGCCGAGGCGAACGCCAAGAACTGA
- a CDS encoding aldo/keto reductase family protein, with product MEFRHLGSSGLVVSEISYGNWITHGSQVEEDAAVACVRAALDEGVTTFDTADVYAQGRAEEVLGRALKGERRDGLEVFSKVFWPMGRSRNDRGLSRKHIVRGVEASLRRLGTDYLDLYQAHRFDYSTPLEETLRAFDDLVRQGKVLYIGVSEWRAEEIERALKLADEMGLDRIVSNQPQYNMLWRVIESEVVPVCEREGLGQVVWSPIAQGVLTGKYKPGQAPPAGSRATDEKSGAGFIQRFLDNEELLQRVQGLAPLAEEAGLNLAQLAIAWVLQNPNVSSAIIGASRPEQVRDNVKAAGVKLDADLLRRVDEVLGDSVQRDPALTVSPKERP from the coding sequence ATGGAATTCCGTCATCTTGGCAGCAGTGGTCTCGTCGTCAGCGAGATCTCCTACGGCAATTGGATCACCCACGGCTCCCAGGTCGAGGAGGACGCGGCGGTCGCGTGCGTGCGCGCGGCGCTGGACGAGGGCGTCACCACGTTCGACACCGCCGACGTCTACGCCCAGGGCCGGGCGGAGGAGGTGCTGGGGCGGGCGCTGAAGGGCGAGCGCCGCGACGGCCTGGAGGTCTTCTCCAAGGTCTTCTGGCCGATGGGGCGGAGCAGGAACGACCGCGGGCTGTCCCGCAAGCACATCGTGCGCGGGGTGGAGGCCTCCCTGCGCCGGCTGGGCACCGACTACCTCGACCTGTACCAGGCGCACCGCTTCGACTACAGCACGCCGCTGGAGGAGACGCTGCGCGCCTTCGACGACCTGGTCCGCCAGGGCAAGGTGCTCTACATCGGCGTCTCGGAGTGGCGGGCCGAGGAGATCGAGCGCGCGCTCAAGCTCGCCGACGAGATGGGCCTGGACCGGATCGTCTCCAACCAGCCGCAGTACAACATGCTGTGGCGGGTCATCGAGTCCGAGGTCGTGCCGGTGTGCGAGCGCGAGGGCCTCGGCCAGGTCGTCTGGTCCCCGATCGCCCAGGGCGTGCTGACCGGCAAGTACAAGCCCGGCCAGGCTCCGCCGGCCGGCTCCCGCGCCACCGACGAGAAGAGCGGCGCCGGCTTCATCCAGCGCTTCCTCGACAACGAGGAGCTGCTCCAGCGGGTCCAGGGCCTGGCCCCGCTCGCCGAGGAGGCCGGGTTGAACCTCGCCCAACTGGCGATCGCGTGGGTGCTGCAGAACCCGAACGTGTCCTCGGCCATCATCGGGGCCTCGCGCCCGGAGCAGGTCCGCGACAACGTCAAGGCCGCGGGCGTCAAGCTCGACGCCGACCTGCTGCGCCGCGTCGACGAGGTCCTCGGCGACTCCGTCCAGCGCGACCCCGCCCTGACGGTCAGCCCGAAGGAGCGGCCGTAG
- a CDS encoding HesB/IscA family protein, which translates to MTVQSETTAQGITLTDEAAGKVKGLLEQEGRDDLRLRVAVQPGGCSGLRYQLFFDERELDGDQVAQFGGVEVVTDRMSAPYLMNATIDFVDTIEKQGFTIDNPNATGSCACGDSFH; encoded by the coding sequence ATGACGGTTCAGAGCGAGACCACCGCGCAGGGGATCACCCTGACCGATGAGGCCGCCGGCAAGGTCAAGGGTCTCCTCGAGCAGGAGGGCCGGGACGACCTGCGGCTGCGCGTCGCCGTCCAGCCGGGCGGCTGCTCGGGACTGCGGTACCAGCTGTTCTTCGACGAGCGGGAGCTCGATGGCGACCAGGTGGCCCAGTTCGGCGGTGTCGAGGTCGTCACCGACCGCATGAGCGCTCCCTACCTCATGAACGCCACGATCGACTTCGTCGACACGATCGAGAAGCAGGGCTTCACGATCGACAACCCCAACGCGACCGGCTCCTGCGCCTGCGGCGACTCGTTCCACTAG
- a CDS encoding glycerate kinase family protein, whose translation MRIVIAPDKFAGTLTAIEAAQAIADGWSTVDPDAEHELVPLSDGGPGFVEVLHTALGGKVAAEEVTGPLGAPVRADYLLVEDTAYVESAQACGLHLVPEADRDPGRTTSRGVGELIGHAVAAGARTVVVGLGGSSTNDGGAGMLAALGAAPRSGLERGGAPLSDLSGPVDLAPARRVTEGVRLIAATDVDNPLLGIHGASAVFGPQKGADDDQVQRLDAALTAFADATDPEGGLRETPGAGAAGGLGYALLLLGGTVESGVSRVLAAVDLAVRAASADVVITGEGSFDSQSLRGKLPHGVARTAAEHGVPCLVMAGRVAVGRQEAAAAGITETHAVADSAGSVEAALARPAEELRGLAARVARRWRR comes from the coding sequence GTGCGTATCGTTATTGCCCCTGACAAGTTCGCCGGCACCCTCACCGCCATCGAGGCCGCTCAGGCCATCGCCGACGGGTGGAGCACCGTCGACCCCGATGCCGAGCACGAGCTCGTGCCCCTGTCCGACGGCGGTCCCGGTTTCGTGGAGGTCCTGCACACGGCCCTGGGCGGCAAGGTCGCGGCCGAGGAGGTCACCGGCCCGCTCGGCGCCCCCGTCCGCGCCGACTACCTCCTGGTCGAGGACACCGCCTACGTCGAGAGCGCCCAGGCCTGCGGCCTGCACCTGGTCCCCGAGGCCGACCGCGACCCCGGCCGCACCACCAGCCGCGGCGTCGGCGAGCTGATCGGCCACGCCGTCGCCGCGGGCGCGCGCACCGTCGTCGTCGGCCTGGGCGGCAGCTCCACCAACGACGGCGGCGCCGGCATGCTCGCGGCCCTGGGCGCGGCGCCGCGTTCCGGACTGGAGCGCGGCGGCGCCCCGCTGTCCGACCTCTCCGGGCCGGTCGACCTGGCCCCCGCCCGCCGCGTCACCGAGGGCGTACGGCTGATCGCCGCCACCGACGTGGACAACCCGCTGCTGGGCATCCACGGGGCCAGCGCGGTCTTCGGCCCGCAGAAGGGCGCTGACGACGACCAGGTGCAGCGCCTCGACGCGGCGCTCACCGCGTTCGCCGACGCGACCGACCCCGAGGGCGGGCTGCGCGAGACGCCGGGCGCGGGCGCGGCCGGCGGCCTGGGGTACGCGCTGCTGCTGCTCGGGGGGACCGTGGAGTCCGGCGTGTCCCGGGTGCTCGCCGCGGTGGACCTCGCGGTCCGGGCGGCCTCGGCCGATGTCGTCATCACCGGTGAGGGCTCCTTCGACTCCCAGTCGCTGCGCGGCAAGCTTCCGCACGGCGTCGCCCGCACCGCGGCGGAGCACGGTGTGCCCTGCCTGGTCATGGCCGGCCGTGTCGCCGTGGGGCGGCAGGAGGCCGCCGCGGCCGGCATCACCGAGACCCACGCGGTGGCCGACTCCGCCGGCTCGGTCGAGGCCGCGCTGGCCCGCCCGGCCGAGGAGCTGCGCGGCCTCGCCGCCCGGGTGGCCCGCCGCTGGCGGCGCTGA
- the htpX gene encoding zinc metalloprotease HtpX translates to MAGSRFIPDRGLTTRMLLTMSLLGIVYVAFIIALILVGMPWWLVALVVIGFALFQYFASDKIAMYSMGAREVSPREAPELHAIVDRLCAMADMPKPKVAVARTDVPNAFATGHNEKNAVVCATTGIMNRLEPVELEAVLAHELSHVAHRDVMVMTIAGFLGIIAGFLTQMGLRFMVFGGASGGRNNNNSPALVALAVVAVSAVVWALSFLLTRMLSRYRELSADRAAAYLTGRPSALGGALTKITGDMGRIPNRDLRRAEPFNAFFFTPAFSKSGFSLSRLFATHPPIQQRLAQLADISRQLGRG, encoded by the coding sequence GTGGCAGGATCCCGATTCATCCCCGACCGCGGGCTGACGACCCGCATGCTCCTGACGATGTCACTGCTGGGAATCGTCTACGTGGCGTTCATCATCGCCCTGATCCTGGTGGGCATGCCGTGGTGGCTCGTCGCACTGGTCGTCATCGGCTTCGCGCTCTTCCAGTACTTCGCCTCCGACAAGATCGCCATGTACTCCATGGGCGCGCGCGAGGTGAGCCCCAGGGAGGCGCCCGAGCTGCACGCGATCGTGGACCGGCTGTGCGCCATGGCCGACATGCCCAAGCCCAAGGTCGCCGTCGCCCGCACCGACGTCCCCAACGCCTTCGCCACCGGCCACAACGAGAAGAACGCCGTGGTGTGCGCGACCACCGGGATCATGAACCGGCTGGAGCCCGTCGAGCTGGAGGCGGTCCTGGCCCACGAGCTCTCCCACGTCGCCCACCGCGACGTGATGGTCATGACCATCGCCGGGTTCCTCGGCATCATCGCCGGGTTCCTCACCCAGATGGGCCTGCGCTTCATGGTGTTCGGCGGGGCCTCGGGCGGCCGGAACAACAACAACAGTCCGGCCCTCGTGGCGCTGGCGGTCGTGGCGGTCAGCGCCGTGGTGTGGGCGCTCAGCTTCCTGCTGACCAGGATGCTCTCGCGCTACCGGGAGCTGTCGGCCGACCGCGCCGCGGCCTACCTGACCGGCCGCCCCTCGGCGCTGGGCGGCGCACTGACCAAGATCACCGGTGACATGGGCCGGATCCCCAACCGGGACCTGCGCAGGGCCGAGCCGTTCAACGCCTTCTTCTTCACCCCGGCGTTCTCCAAGAGCGGCTTCAGCCTCAGCCGGCTCTTCGCCACCCATCCGCCGATCCAGCAGCGGCTGGCCCAGCTCGCCGACATCTCCCGGCAACTGGGCCGGGGATGA